In Pongo abelii isolate AG06213 chromosome X, NHGRI_mPonAbe1-v2.0_pri, whole genome shotgun sequence, one DNA window encodes the following:
- the SPIN3 gene encoding spindlin-3 (The RefSeq protein has 1 substitution compared to this genomic sequence), with translation MKTPFGKAAAGQRSGTGAGHGSVSVTMIKRKAAHKKHRSRPTSQPRRNIVGCRIQHGWKDGDEPLTQWKGTVLDQLL, from the coding sequence ATGAAGACCCCGTTTGGAAAGGCAGCTGCAGGGCAGCGGTCCAGGACAGGCGCTGGCCACGGCAGTGTGTCTGTTACCATGATAAAGAGGAAGGCTGCACACAAGAAGCATAGGAGCCGACCCACCTCCCAGCCTCGGAGGAACATCGTGGGCTGCAGAATTCAGCACGGATGGAAAGATGGAGATGAACCTCTAACACAGTGGAAAGGAACCGTTCTGGATCAG